In Haloarcula salinisoli, one genomic interval encodes:
- a CDS encoding alpha/beta fold hydrolase gives MPTATNDGVRLSYDRDGPPEAETVVFVEGLGYGRWMWRWQRRALSEYDTIRWDNRGTGDSGTPEGPYTIGQMAEDLAAVMDDAGVESAHVVGASMGGMIAQQFTVDYGRADSLTLLCTTPGGPEAVPTPAETQERIFDVPEAYDERERRRYKMAPAMTESFMRDNDDLIERIIDWRIESDASDRALSWQARAVESFDLHDRLGEIGVPALVVHGTADRVVPVQNGRLLADGLGDVEYHELDGAPHLCFIERADAVNDALRGFLADV, from the coding sequence GTAGAGGGCCTGGGCTACGGCCGCTGGATGTGGCGCTGGCAACGGCGGGCGCTCTCTGAGTACGACACCATCCGCTGGGACAACCGCGGCACCGGCGACTCCGGGACGCCTGAGGGTCCCTACACCATCGGCCAGATGGCGGAGGACCTCGCAGCCGTCATGGACGACGCCGGCGTCGAATCCGCCCACGTCGTCGGAGCCAGCATGGGCGGGATGATAGCCCAGCAGTTCACAGTAGACTACGGGCGGGCGGACTCACTGACGCTGCTGTGTACGACGCCGGGCGGCCCGGAGGCCGTCCCGACGCCAGCGGAGACACAGGAGCGTATTTTCGACGTCCCCGAGGCGTACGACGAACGCGAGCGGCGGCGCTACAAGATGGCCCCCGCGATGACCGAGTCGTTCATGCGGGACAACGACGACCTCATCGAGCGAATCATCGACTGGCGAATCGAGAGCGACGCGAGCGACCGGGCGCTTTCCTGGCAGGCCAGGGCTGTCGAGAGCTTCGACCTCCACGACCGCCTCGGCGAGATAGGCGTGCCGGCGCTCGTGGTTCACGGGACGGCAGACCGGGTCGTCCCGGTCCAGAACGGCCGCTTGCTCGCCGACGGGCTGGGAGACGTCGAGTACCACGAACTCGACGGCGCGCCCCACCTCTGCTTCATCGAACGCGCAGACGCGGTCAACGATGCGCTCCGGGGGTTCCTCGCCGATGTCTGA
- a CDS encoding AMP-binding protein: MSEFTDGPQAWVGAWSEKRAALTPDRVGLVDATTGQRYTYAALDRRANRASRLLRSHGVERGDRVAVVSRNRPEVVDLFLATAKTGSVLAPLSHRLAPPELAELLGRVDPTLMVVETPFLEETRAALADVETAPTVMAVETDGDETVIADAPTYTDELPDYDGAVETPTLAPDDTHLLLHTGGSTGTPKETVLSHRTLVWNSLNTIASWGLRDDDVTPLTFPMFHTGGWNVVTLPVWHMGGTVVLAREFDPGQLLATVERAGATVLVAVPAVLRMLTDHDDWDETTLSTLRVVKSGGGPCRQSVMESWWARGIDLTQGYGLTECGPNNFAMPDGWPREKAETVGKPAMHVDARVVDGGDPVEPGAVGELQLRSPHAASRYLANDAESESTFGGGWVSTGDLASVDAEGYYRIEGRKKDMFVSGGENVYPSEVESVLSAHEGIHEVVVVPVVDDQWGEVGRAVVEGDESLTLADIETFCEGKLARYKIPNDVAFVDEMPTAGPEKIDRQAVAERFGEG; encoded by the coding sequence ATGTCTGAGTTTACCGACGGCCCCCAGGCCTGGGTCGGCGCCTGGAGCGAGAAGCGAGCAGCACTGACGCCGGACCGGGTGGGACTGGTCGACGCGACCACCGGCCAGCGGTACACGTACGCGGCGCTGGACCGCCGAGCGAACCGGGCGAGTCGCCTCCTCCGGAGCCACGGTGTGGAGCGCGGCGACCGGGTCGCCGTGGTCTCGCGCAACCGTCCGGAAGTGGTCGACCTGTTCCTGGCGACGGCCAAGACGGGGAGCGTCCTCGCACCGCTCTCGCACCGTCTCGCACCGCCCGAACTCGCCGAGCTCCTCGGCCGGGTCGACCCGACCCTCATGGTCGTCGAGACGCCGTTTCTGGAGGAGACACGAGCGGCGCTGGCCGACGTGGAGACCGCGCCGACAGTCATGGCCGTCGAGACCGACGGCGACGAGACCGTCATCGCCGATGCCCCCACGTACACCGATGAACTGCCCGACTACGACGGTGCCGTCGAGACACCGACGCTCGCACCCGACGACACGCATCTGCTCTTGCACACGGGCGGCTCCACCGGGACGCCCAAAGAGACGGTTCTCAGCCACCGGACGCTCGTCTGGAACTCGCTGAACACCATCGCCTCGTGGGGGCTCCGTGACGACGACGTGACGCCGCTGACCTTCCCGATGTTCCACACCGGCGGCTGGAACGTCGTCACCCTCCCCGTCTGGCACATGGGCGGCACCGTCGTGCTGGCCCGTGAGTTCGACCCCGGGCAGTTACTCGCGACTGTCGAACGTGCGGGTGCGACGGTGCTGGTCGCGGTCCCCGCAGTCTTGCGGATGCTCACCGACCACGACGACTGGGACGAAACCACGCTCTCGACGCTGCGAGTCGTCAAGTCCGGCGGTGGCCCCTGCCGCCAGTCCGTCATGGAGTCGTGGTGGGCTCGCGGCATCGACCTCACGCAGGGGTACGGGCTCACGGAGTGTGGCCCGAACAACTTCGCGATGCCCGACGGCTGGCCACGCGAGAAAGCCGAGACGGTGGGCAAGCCCGCGATGCACGTCGACGCCCGCGTCGTGGACGGCGGCGACCCTGTCGAACCGGGCGCCGTGGGCGAACTCCAGTTGCGTTCGCCACACGCCGCGTCGAGATATCTCGCGAACGACGCCGAGAGCGAATCGACCTTCGGGGGCGGCTGGGTGTCTACGGGCGACCTCGCGAGCGTCGACGCCGAGGGCTACTACCGAATCGAGGGCCGCAAGAAGGATATGTTCGTCAGCGGGGGCGAGAACGTCTACCCGAGCGAGGTCGAGTCGGTGCTCTCGGCCCACGAGGGCATCCACGAGGTCGTGGTCGTCCCCGTCGTCGACGACCAGTGGGGTGAGGTCGGCAGGGCCGTCGTCGAGGGCGACGAGTCGTTGACGCTCGCCGATATCGAGACGTTCTGTGAGGGCAAGCTCGCGCGGTACAAGATTCCGAACGACGTCGCGTTCGTCGACGAGATGCCCACCGCAGGGCCGGAGAAAATCGACCGGCAGGCCGTCGCCGAGCGGTTCGGCGAGGGCTAA